The genomic segment CGACCCGGTGGCCGGCCCGCCCTCGACGGCGAGGAATGCCAACGAGATCTTCCCGCCCGCGGTGGGGCGGCAGAAGGAGATCGGCGTCAAGTACGATTTCGGCACCATTGCCGCCACGGCCGCTCTGTTCGAGATCGAGCTGCCGAGCGCCTTCACCGATCCCGCGACCAACATCTACTCGGTCAGCGCCCGTCAGCGGAACCGCGGCGTCGAACTCAACGTGTTCGGCGAGCTCGTCCCAGGCCTGCGGCTGCTCGGCGGCGTCACCTTCATCGACGCGGAACTGGTTCGGGCGACGAATGCGCTGGCCAACGGGAAGGCGGCTCCCGGCGTGCCCGACACGGCCTTCAACCTCTACGCCGAGTACGACCTGCCGCCGTGGCTGGCGCCGGGCCTGACCCTGACGGGACGGGCGATCTACACCAGCAGCATGTTCTACGATCAGGCCAACACCCAGTCGGTTCCGGACTGGACGCGCTTCGATGCCGGCCTGCGCTACACGACAGAGGGCGTGAACGGAAAGCCCGTCGTGTTCCGCGCCCTCGTCCAGAACCTGCTCGACGATTCGTATTGGGCCTCCGCCGCCCGCGGCTTCCTCGCCGTCGGCGCGCCGCGCACCTTCATCGTCTCCGCCTCCGTCGATTTCTGAGAAACCGACACGTCGCTTCCAGCTCCGCCCTGCCCCGACATCGCGAAGGGGTAAGGGCGGGCCGCTCGCCCCTCAGCGCTCCGGCCTTCCGGCGGCGATCACCGCCAAGCTGACCGGTCTGTGTGTTTTGTGGCTTCTGGCACGGGTCCTGCAATGTGGTTTTTGACCACTTTGATGGATGCGTGGGAACTCGGGAGCCTCAGCATGGCCGGTACAATGGACCGCAGACGGTTTCTTCAGGCGAGCGCCGCCGCTGTGGGTTTTGCCCAGATCAATCCCGACTTCCTGGTCTCCTCGGCCTTCGCCCAATCGGGCAAGCCGCTGGTCTTCCTCTCGGCCGAGAACATCACCGGCAACTGGGACCCGACCGCCCACACCACGCTCTCGCAGAAGAACATCGAGGGCTTCGTGATGGGCTTCCTGACCCGCACGCCGATGACCCTCGATGACCCCGGCAAGGTCGTCTACGAACTCGCCACCGACATCCGGTTGCTCGATCCGCACCGCCTGCAGATCAAGCTGCGCAAGGGCGTGCAGTTTCACGACGGCAAGCCGTTCGGGCCCGAGGACGTCAAGGCGACCTTCGAGTACGGCGCGGGCAAGGACCGGCCGGCGCAGTGGTATCCCGGCCCGACCGAGACGTTGACGATCACCACGCCCGACGACGAGACCGTGATCGTCGACACATCGAAGGGCGGCTACCCCGCCCACCTCTTCATCTTCCTGGCTTCGTTCCTCCCGATCCTCTCGGCCAAGGACGTGGCCGAGGGGCCGGGCGGCGCCCTCACCCGGCGCCTGAACGGCACCGGCCCGTTCCGCTTCGTCGAGCAGCGCGGCAACGACACCGTGCTCAAGGCCCATGACGGCTATTTCCGCGGCAAGCCGGGGATTCCCGGCATCAACTTCACCTTCACCGGCGATTCGACCACGCGGATGCTGTCGCTGATGAACGGCCAGGCCTCGATCGTCGAGCGGCTCGAACCCGAGCAGGTCGAGACGGTCAAGAACAACCCGAAGATCGCGATCAACGAGGTCGTCTCGGTCGAGAACAAGTATCTCTGGTTCCGCTGCTCCAAGCCGCCCTTCAACGACGTGCGGGTGCGCATGGCCGCCTGCCACTCGATCGACCGGGCGATGCTCTTGGAGATCCTCGGCGCGGCGGGCCACGCCTCGGCCAACTTCATCTCGCCGGTGAAGTTCGGCTACGTCGATCTGAAGAACTACCCGGCCTACGACCCGGCCAAGGCCCAGGCGCTGCTGGCCGAGGCGGGCTTCCCCAAGGGCAAGGGGCTGCCGCCGCTCGAATACATCACCTCGGTCGGGTTCTACCCGAAGACGAAGGAATACGGCGAGGTCATCACCGCGATGCTCAATGAGCAGGGCTTTCCGGTGAGCCTCACGGTGCTGGAGCCGGCGGCCTGGAACGAGCGGCTCTATCATCGCCCCGGCGGCGGGCCCGGCCACATGGTCGATTGCGGCTGGTCCACCGCCTCGCCCGAGCCGGATCTGGTGCTGCGCACCCACTTCCACTCCTCCTCGCACCGCATCACCGGCATCGAGGATGCGCAGATCGATGCGAGCCTCGACAAGGAGCGCGCGGCGCCGACGCTGGAGGAGCGCAAGGCCATCCTCCAGAACGAGACGATGCCGCTGCTGGCCGCCAAGATGCCGGCGCTGTCGCTGTTCACTTCGGTGATGATCCACGCGATGCAGCAGGAGCTGAAGGGCCTCTACATCTACCCGGACGGCTCGATCGACGCCTCGAAAACCGCCTGACTGAACTTGTCCGCGCCCGGCGCGTGACCCGGCCCGCCTCTGCGGGCGGCCGGGCCCCGCCCCGCCGATTCCGTCACCGGACCCGATGCCCCGATGTTCGTTCTCAGTTTCCTCGCCCGGCGCCTCGCGCAGGGTGCGGTCATCATCTTCCTCGTCTCGCTGCTGATCTTCACCCTGCTGCGGGTGATGTCGGGCAACCCCGTGCGCCAGATGGTGGGCGGGATGGCGCCCGACTCCCCTGGTGGAGCAGATCGCCACCACGATGGGCCTGCGCGATCCGATCATCGTGCAGTTCGGCCGCTACGCGGCAGGGGTGGTCCAGGGTGATCTCGGCCGCAGCTTCATGCGGCCGGCTAACGGCGCGGCGACGGGGGGCGCGAATTTCGACGACATGACCCGCGGCGAGCGGGCCGGGGGTCGGCGATCTCATCCTCGACGCCCTGCCGATGACCCTGCAGCTCGCCGCCCTTGCGCTCGCCATCGCCCTGGTCTTCTCGGCCCTGCTCGGGATCGCGGCGGGCCTGCGTCCCGGTGGGTTCTTCGACCGGCTCGCCTTCGCGGTCTCCTCAATCTTCATCTCGATCCCGAATTTCTGGCTCGGCATCGTGCTCGCCCTGCTCCTGTCGGTGAAGCTCGGATGGCTGCCGGCGATCGGCTATGGCGGCTTCTCCTACACGGTGCTGCCGGCCCTGGTGCTCGCCGTCGAACTGTCGCCGGTGCTGATCCGGACGCTGTCGAGCGCGGTGGCGGCGCAGATGGGCGAGTCTTACGTCGCCGTCGGCCATGTCCGCGGCCTGTCGCGCCCGCGCATCGTCGCCGCGCATGCCCTGCGCAACGCCTCGGTGCCGCTCCTCAACCTGCTCGGCGTGCAGTTCTCCTCACTGCTCGGGGGCGTGATCATCGTCGAATACATCTTCGACTATCCCGGCCTCGGACTGCTGACGATCAACGCCGTGCTCCAGCGCGACTTCCCGCTGATCCAGGGCATCGCGATCGTCACCAGCGCGATTTTCGTCCTCATCAACATCCTCGTCGATCTCGCGGCGACCACCATCGATCCGAGGCTCGAATATTGATGGATGCCGTGGATTCCACCCTGACGCTGGCTCCGCCCCGCGTCGATGTCACGGCGTCGCGCTCGATCGGCCGGCGCATCCTCGGGCGCGCCGCCCGCTCCGGGGGCTTTCGCGTCGGCTTCGTCGTGCTCGCCCTCCTCGTGCTCGCCGCCGCGCTCTACCCGGAACTCAGCGGAATCGACCCGGCGATGCGGGATATCCGGGCGCGCCTGCTGCCGCCGCTGTTCCTCGGCGACAAGTGGAGCTGGGCGCACCCGCTCGGCACCGACCAGATCGGCCGCGACATGCTGGTGCGCTGCCTCGTGGGCCTGCGCTACTCGCTGCTGATCGGCGTGGCCTCGGTCGCCGTGACCGTCATCATCGGCTGCGCGCTGGGCACCGTCGCCGGCTATTTCGGCGGGCGCACCGACACGGTGATCATGCGGATCACCGACGCGCAGCTCTCGATCCCGATGATCATCCTGGCGATCGCCGTGCTCGGCGCCGACCGCCCGACGATCCCGGCGATCATCCTCGTGCTCGGCCTGTCGAACTGGCCGGTCTATGCCCGCGTCATGCGCTCGGTGGTGATGGCCGAGCGCGGGCGCGAATACGTGCGGGCCGCGCAGGTCTCGGGCGCCACGCATCCGCGCATCATCCTCACGCTGCTGGTGCCGCTGTTGGTGCCGCCGCTGCTCTTCACCTCGGTGCTCGATGTCGCGCGGATGATGATCTTCGAATCGACGCTGGGCTTCCTCGGCCTCGGCGTGCAGCCGCCGACGCCGACCTTCGGCAGCATCATCGCCGACGGGCGCAAATACCTGCTCAACGCGTGGTGGATCGCCACCATGCCGGGCGTGTTCCTGTGCCTCACGCTCACCGGCATCAACCTGATCGGCGCCGCCTTCGAGCGTGCCCGCAACGCGATCCACGGGGGCGCCTGATGGACCCGGTGCTCTCCGTCCGCGACCTCTCGGTCGCCCTCACCCTCCCCGGGCGTGAGCGAATCATTCTCAATCGCATCAGCTTCGACGTCGCCCCGCGTGAGATCGTTGGCGTCGTCGGCGCCTCGGGCGCCGGCAAGACCGTGCTGTCGCGCGCCGTGGTCAACTGGATCACGGCCCCGCTCGCCATCCGCTCCGGCACCGTGTCCTTCCGCGGGCAGGATCTGCTGGCGCTGCCGCCGCGGGCGATGCGGCTCTTGCGCCGCGACATCGCCTATGTCGGCGCCGACCCGATGGGCGCCCTCGACCCGACCCTGCCGGTCGGGCGCCAGATCGTCGAGAAGCTGCGCGCCGTCATGCCCGAAGTGAGCCGAAAAGAGGCGCAGGCGCGCGTGATCGCCCTGCTCGATGCCGTGCGCATTCCCTCGGCCCCCGCGCGCTTCCACGATTACCCCTCGCAGTTCTCCGGCGGGATGATGCAGCGCGCGCTCATCGTCGACGCCATGGTCTCGAACCCGGCCCTGCTGGTCGCCGACAACGTCACCCAGCCCCTCGACGTGACGGTCGCCGCCCAGGTGATCCGCCTGATGCGCGAACTCACCGAGCGCTTCGAGACGGCGATCCTGTTCGTCTCCTCCTCGCTGCCCGTGGCACGGGAGGCAGCGAGCCGCACCCTGGTGATCGATGCCGGGCGTCTGGTCGAGGAGCAGCCGACCGAGGCACTGATCGCGGCCCCGCGCCACGCCTATACCCGCGATCTCGTCGCGCAGATCCCGGTGATTTGGGGCGAGCGCCCGCGCCTGCCCGCGATGCCGAAGGCCCCCGGCGCGCGGCCGTCTCAGCCGATCATCAGCTTGCGGGACGTGTCGCAGACCTACCGGGTGAAGCGGCGCGGGAGCTTTGCCGGCACGAGCGCCCTGCGGGCGGTCCGCAATGTCACCTTCGACATCGCCCAGGGCGACAGCTTCGCGGTGGTGGGCGAATCCGGCTGCGGCAAGTCCACCCTGATGCGGCTTCTGAGCCGCCTGGAACGCCCGAGCGGCGGCAGCGTGCTGTGCGCGGGCCGCGACATCGCCGGCTTGTCGGGGGCCGAACTCCTCGGCTTCCGCCGCAAGCTGCAACTGGTGCTCCAAGACCCGTTCAACTCGCTGCCGCCGCGCACCGGCATCGGCGCCATGCTGGAAGCGCCCCTGCGCACCCATGGCTGGCGCGACCCGAGAAAGATCCGCGAGCGGGTGCGCGCGGTGATGGACGATGTGGGCCTGCCCGTCGCACTCTACGACGACCTGCCGCTCGGGCTCTCGGCCGGGCAGCGCCAGCGCATCAACGTCGCCCGCGCCATGGTGCTCGAGCCTCAGATCCTGCTCATGGACGAGACACTTTCGGCCCTCGACCAGACCGAGCAGTTCAAGCTGCTGGCGCTGTTCGAGAAATTACAGCGCACGCACGGGCTGACCTACATCTACATCAGCCACGACCTCGCGATGGTGCGCAAAGCCTGCAACCGCATCGCGGTGATGTATCTCGGCGAGGTCGTCGAACTCGCCGACAACGAGCGCCTGTTCTTCGATCCCGGCCACCCCTACACCCGCGCCCTGCTCTCGGCGATGCCGGCTCTGGAGGCGCGGCGCTACCGGCCGGAGGATTGCCTGATGGAGGGCGAGCCGCCGAGCCCGATCGACCTGCCGCAGGGCTGCGCCTTCCGCTCGCGCTGCCCGCAGGCCTTCGACGCCTGCGCCACGCATCCCCCGCTCCTCACCGTGCGCGGCGCGCACGACTTCGCCGCCTGCCACCGCGTGCCGGGCGCCGGCGCCGCTCTGCTGGCGGGCGCTGCCTGATGCCGCCCCTTCCCGAGACAACGATGACATCCATGCCCGACATAATGGCCTTCGCCCCCGTGCGGATCGACCCCGCCCGCCTCCAGGCGACGATGGAGGCGGTCTCCGCCTTCGGCGCCGGGCCGGACGGCGCCCTGACTCGCCTGACCCTGTCGCCGGAGGACGGGCAGGCGCGCGACTGGCTCGCCGCGTGGTTTTCCGCGCACGGCTTCACCCCGCGGGTCGATGCGATCGGCAACCAGTTCGGCTGTCTGGAACTGGCCGGACCCGGCGCGCCCACGGTGATGGTCGGCTCGCATCTCGACAGCCAGCCCAATGGCGGGCGCTTCGACGGCACGCTCGGCGTGCTCGCCGCCTGCGAAGCCATTCTTTCCGTGCGCGCGGCGCTCGAAGCGGCGGGCAGGATGTCGGCCTGCAACTTCACGGTCGCCAACTGGACCAACGAGGAGGGCGCCCGCTTCCAGCCGAGCCTGCTCGGCAGCAGCGTCTTCACCGGTGCGGCCGGGCTCGACTGGGCGCTGGCCCGCAGCGACGGCGACGGCGTCACCGTCGGCGAGGCCCTGTCGCGGATCGGCTATGCCGGGAGCGACGCCGTGCCGGTGCCGGACGCCTTCATCGAACTGCATATCGAGGGCGGGCCGATCCTCGAGCGCGAGGGCCTGCGCTTCGGGGCCTTCACCCGCTACTGGGGCGCCACCAAGTACCGCCTCGCTTTCCTCGGGCGCCAGGCCCATACCGGCCCGACGCCGATGGCCGAGCGGCGCGACGCGCTTCTTGGCGCCGCCTACCTGATCGCCGACCTCAAGGCGATGACGGCCGATTACGGCCTCGACCTGCACACCTCCGTCGGCCGGCTCGAAGTGCGGCCGAACTCGCCCAACACCGTGCCGAGCGAGGCGGTTCTGTTCATCGAGCTGCGCTCCGGCTCGCCTGCGATCCTGGAGGAGGCCGAACTTCGGCTGAAGGCGGCCATTGATCTGGCCGCCGCGCGTGCGGAGGTGGGTCACGAGGTGCGCGCCATCGACCGGCGCGCCGCCGGCCCGATGGCGCCGGGCCTCGTGCGGCTCGCCGAGCGCGCGGGGGCGGCCAACGGCACGACGACGCGCCACCTCGACACGATCGGCGGCCACGACGCCGTCAGCCTCAGCGCGGTCTGCCCCTCGGTGGTGCTGGCCGTGCCCTGCCGCGGCGGCGTGATGCACCACCCGACCGAGTTCACGAGCCCGGAGGATCAGGCCTTCGGTACCCAGGTGCTGGCCGACATGCTGATGATCCTCGCCACCGAGGGCGTGGGCGCCCTCGAGACCGCGGGAGGGGACCGGTGAAGACGCTGGGCACCCCCGAGGACGCGTCGGAGCGGCTGGCCGAGGCGGCCCTGGCGCAGGCTTTCTCCGCGCGGCCCGACCTTCGGGGCAAAGCGCCGCATTACGCCGTGGCGGTGCCGGGCCTCGCCTCGCCCTCCTATCACGGGGTCGAATCCACCACGTTCCACGTTGCCGAGACCGAGGGCGCCGAACCGAGCCTGTTCCTCAAGGTCTCCGAGCCCTGCGCCGCCGCGCTGCTCGATCCCGCCGCCGCCTTCCGCGGCGCGCAGACGGTCGCTGCGCTGGGCCTCGCGCCGGAACCGCTGCATTTCGCGGCGGATCAGGGCGCGATCCTGTTCCGGTGCCTCGGCCCAGATTGGCGCCCGGCCACCCTCGACAGGCTTCAGCAGCCGGACAGCATCGCCACGGTGATCGAGGCCTTCCGCCGGATCGGCGCGGGCGAAGCCCTCGGCCGACGCTGGAGCGTGTTCGACGCGATCCGTGACCTTCGCGCCCTGCTGGGGCCGGAGGCCGATGCCCTGCCGCCGGACGCGTGGTTCCTGTTCGACTGGGCCGAGGCGATCGAGGCGGCGCTGACCGCCGCCGGCACGGACATCCGCCCGGCCCATGCCGACCTGCACGCCTCCAACCTGCTGTTCGGCCCCGGCGGCGCCCTGCAACTCGTCGATTTCGACATGGCCTGCGACACCGACCCCCATTACCAGCTCGGCGCCTTCCTCAACGAGGCCTGCACCTTCGAGGCGCCGATGAAGGCCGGCATCGAGATGGCGGAGGGGCGCTTCCGTCCGGACGTGTTCAACCGCGCCCGCGCCTATGCCGCCGCCGACGACCTGCACTGGGCCTTGCGCGCGCTGGCCATGGACCGGCTCTCGCCGCGCCGCGGGCTCGAATTTCGCAAATACGCCGCGTGGCGCTTCCTGCGCTGCCGGATGCTCGTCGGCCGGCCGGGCTTCGAGGAAACCCTGAGGGCGCTGTGATGGCCCGCTCGACGACGATTATCCCGTTGCTTCCCCCTCATCCTGAGGGGCCGCGAAGCGGCCTCGAAGGGGGCTCCCGTTCCCGCGCGAACCCCGGAGCCCCCTTCGAGGCCTCCGCTTTGCTTCGGCGCCTCAGGACGAAGTTCGGAGCAAGGGCCTGATTGCGCGCGCAAAGACCTGCGGTTTCGGCCCGCCGACCGAACGAGCTGTGAGGAGACGACCATGATCGCTCTGGGCCATGCCGCCACCGAGGCTGAGCACGCCTTCGAGGCGGCCCTGCGCACCGTCCCGCGCTGGCAGGGGCGCCCGACGCGCTACCGCCCGGTGCTCGGCGGGATCAGCAACGTCAACTGGCGCGTCGAGATCGAGGGCGAGCCGCATCCCTATTTCGTCAAGATGCCGGGCCGCGGCACCGAGATGTTCATCGACCGCGCCGCCGCCCGCGCCGCCAGCCGGCAGGCGGAGGTGATCGGGCTCGGCCCCCGCACCTTCGACGACCTCGACGCCCATGGCATCGAGATCGCCGAGTTCGTGGACGGGCGCCGGCCCTCGACCAACCGCGACTTCGCCGACGCGGCCCTGCGGGCGGAGGCGATGCGCGTCTATCGCCGCTTCCACGCGGCCCCGCTCCTGCCGCTGACCAAGACCGTGTTCGACATGATCGATGAGCACGACCGGCAGGCGGCCGAACTCGGCGCGCTCCTGCCGCCGGATCAGGCCTGGCTCACCCGCCAGACCCGGCTGGCGCGGGCGGCGCTCGAAGCCTCGGGCCTCGACCTCGTGCCGTGCTTCAACGATCCGATGCCGGGCAACTTCCTCCTCGGCGAGGACGGCTCGATCCTGCTGATCGACTTCGAGTACGCCTCCAACAACGACCGGCTCTACGACATCGCGATCTGGAGCGGGGAGATGTTCTTCCCCGAAAGCGTCGATCGCGAACTAATCGAACAATATTTCGGCCGCTACGACGAGGCGCTGTTCGCGCGCCTGATGGTGCACAAGGCGCTGGCCGACGTGAAGTGGTCGACCTGGGCGATGGTGCAGAACCGGATCTCCACCCTCGACTTCGATTTCTACAAATACGGGATCTGGAAGCACATGCGCGCCCGCTCGATCATGAACGACCCGCGCTGGCCGCTCTTCCTGAAGGCGCTCTGAGCGATGGACTTGGCCTTGCCCGCGACCGACCCTCTCGCCCCGGAATCCATCCTCGCCTTTGCCGCCGAACTGGCCGAGGCCGCGCGCCCGATCGCGCTCGCCTATTTCCGCACCCCGCTCGACATCGTGACGAAGGCCGACGAGAGCCCGGTGACGTTGGCCGATCGCGCCATCGAGGTGCGCCTGCGCGGCCTGATCGAGGCGCGGTTTCCCGATCACGGCATCTTCGGCGAGGAGATGGGAGTGAAGCCCGGAGCCACGCCCGGCAGCGGCCCGGTCTGGGTGATCGACCCGATCGACGGCACCAAGAGCTTCGTCACCGGCTTGCCGCTGTTCGGCACCCTGGTCGCCTTCCTCGACGGTGGCGTACCGCTCGTCGGGCTGATCGACATGCCGGCTTTGGGCGAGCGCTGGACCGGCGTGCCGGGGCAGGCGCGGTTCGGGGCCGAGCCCGCCCGCACCAGCACCTGCCGGAGCCTGTCCGCGGCGCGCTTCTTCACCACCTCGCCCGAGGGCTTCACCGGGGCGGACGAGGCACGCTACCGCCGTCTCAGCGCAGCGACAGCCCTGCGCCGCTTCGGCGGCGATTGCTACGCCTACGGCCTGCTGGCCTCCGGCCATTGCGACCTGATCGCCGAGACCGGCCTGCAACCTTACGATTACATGGCGCTGGTGCCGGTGATCCGCGCGGCGGGCGGGGTCATCACCGACTGGAGCGGCGAAGATCTCACCCTCGCTTCCGACGGGCGGGTGCTCGCGGCGGCGACGCCGGACCTGCACGCCGAGGCTTTGGCGATCCTGCGGGCGTAGGGAGACCTGAGACCGCCGGCTTCCCCGCGTCGCGGTTTGCCAAGGGGATGTCGCTGAGGTGGAAGCGACGGGGCCCCCGCCGAACAATAATTCCCGACAGCCAGATACGGCTCGGGAGGTCCCCATGCTCGATGTGACGCCGACCCCGCTTCAGCGCCTGCTGCGCGAGCGTCGCCCCGGCTACACTCTCGCGGCCCCGTTCTACCTCAGCCCCGAGGTGTTCGAGGCCGACATGGAGATCATCTTCGGCCGCCACTGGATCTATGTCGGCGTCGAGCCCGACGTGCCGGAGGCCGGCGACGTCATGGTCGTCGAGATCGGCAAGACCTCGGTCGCGATCGTGCGCGACGACGACAACGCGATCCGCGCCTTCCACAATGTCTGCCGCCATCGCGGCGCCCGGCTCGTCCATGACGAGAAGTCCACGGTCGGCAACCTCGTCTGCCGCTACCATTCCTGGACCTACGACCTCACCGGCAACCTGATCCATGCCGAGCATATGGGTCCGGACTTCAAGAAGAGCTGCCACGGCCTCAAGCCCGTGCACATCCGCTCGCTCGCGGGCCTGCTGTTCATCTGCCTCGCCGACCAGCCCCCGGCCGATTTCGACGAGATGGCCGCAAAGCTTGGTCCCTATATCGAGCCGCACAACGTGCGCGACACCAAGGTCGCCTTCCAGAAGGACATCATCGAGCCCGGCAACTGGAAGCTCACGATGGAGAACAACCGCGAGTGCTACCATTGCGGGGCCAACCATCCCGAGCTGACCGTGCCGCTCTTCGCCTACGGCTTCGGCTTCGCGCCCGAGGAGATGGACGAGCACGACCGCGCCAACGCCGAGCGCTACGGCTGCCTGCTCAAGACCCGCCACGGCGAGTGGGAGGCGGAAGGCCTGCCGTCGAAGGAGATCGACGAGCTCGACACGATGATCACGGGCTTCCGCACCGAGCGGCTGCCGCTCGACGGCGAGGGCGAGTCCCACACCCTCGACACCAAGGCCGCCTGCAAGCGGCTGCTCGGCAACCTCACCAGCGCCAAGCTCGGCGGGCTCTCGGTCTGGACGCAGCCGAATTCCTGGCACCACTTCCTCGGCGACCACATCGTCACCTTCTCGGTGCTGCCGCTCGATGCCGAGCGCTCGCTGCTGCGCACCAAGTGGCTCGTGCACAAGGATGCGGTCGAGGGCGTCGATTACGATCTCGCCAACCTCACCGGCGTCTGGGAAGCCACGAACGATCAGGACAGCGAACTCGTCGGCATCTGCCAGCAGGGTGTGGCGAGCCCGGCCTACGAGCCCGGCCCCTACTCGCCGCATACCGAGATGCTCGTGGAGAAGTTCTGCAACTGGTATGTCGGCCGCATGGCCGCGCATCTGGGACGCTGAGCCATGGCCCCGGCCTCCTCCGAACCGGCCGCCCGGCGGCTGGCGGCCTCCGCGCCCTGGGATGCGGAGGCCGACGACGCATTGGTCTGCCTCGCGGTGCGCGACGAGACGCACGACGTGAAGACCTTCGTGCTGGCGCCGAAGGAGCCCCGGCTCTTCGCCTACGCGCCGGGCCAGTTCCTGACCTTCTCGTTCGAGATCGGCGGCGAGACCATCCACCGCTGCTACACCATCTCCTCGGCCCCGACCCGGCCGCACGCGGTCTCGTTCACGGTCAAGCGCGTGCCCGGCGGCCCGGTCTCGAACTGGCTGCACGACACTCTCAAGCCCGGCGACACCGTGCGCGCGCTCGGACCGATGGGCGAGTTCTCCTGCTTCACCCACCCGGCCCCAAAATACCTGCTCCTGTCCGGCGGCAGCGGCGTGACGCCGATGATGTCGATGGCGCGCAGCTTCCACGATCTGGGCGAAGCCCGCGACGTCGCCTTCGTCCATTCCGCCCGCTCGCCCGCCGACATCGTGTTCCGGGGTGAACTGGAGACGATGGCCCGGCTCGATCCCGCCTTCCGCTTCCACGCGGTCTGCGAGACCGATTCCCCCAACGAGACTTGGGCGGGTCCGAAGGGCCGGCTCTCGCTCGACACCTTGCGTGACGCCGTGCCCGACTTCCTCGAGCGCGAAATCTTCGTCTGCGGCCCGAAGCCCTACATGGACGCGGTGCGGGCCATGCTGAAGGATGCGGGCTTTGACATGGCCCGGCACCATCAGGAGAGCTTCGACTTCGGCGAGCTGCCGGAGGCCGAGCAGGAAGCCGCGGCGGAAGCCGAGAAGGCCCTCGACGCCGAGGCCGCGCCCGCGGGCGGCGTGCGCATCTTCCGGGTGGAGTTCGCCAAGACCCGCCGCGTGCTCGAATGCCCGGAGAACGAGACCGTGCTCGACGCCGCCCGCAAGGCCGGTATCCGCCTGCCCTCCTCCTGCGCCAAGGGCCTGTGCGGCACCTGCAAGTCGAAGCTGACCGCCGGCACCGTCGCCATGACCCATGCCGGCGGCATCCGTCAGCGCGAGATCGATGCCGGCATGGCGCTGCTGTGCTGCTCGAAGCCGACCAGCGACCTCGTCGTCGAACGCTGAACGGGCGGGCTCGGCCCCGTCCGCGACCCCACGCTTTCCCCATCGCCTTCGGGAGTCGTCCCGTGATCGCCAATGCCGACGCGCTCTTGAAGCCGCTCACCATCAAGGGCCTCACCATCCGCAACCGGGTGATGTCCACGAGCCACGCCCCCGGCTACGGCCGGGATGGCAAGCCGCAGGAGCGCTACCAGCTCTACCACGCCGAGAAGGCCAAGGGCGGCATCGGGCTGACCATGTTCGGCGGCTCCTCCTCGGTCGCGGTCGACAGCCCCGCCGCGCCCTGGAACCAGATCTCGGTCGCCGACGACTCGGTGATCCCGTTCTTCCAGCAGTTCTCGGACCGGGTGCACGCGCATGGCGGCAAGCTGATGATTCAGCTCACCCATATGGGCCGGCGCACCAAGTGGGACACCGAGCACTGGCTCCCCACCGTCTCGCCCTCGCCCCGGCGCGAGCCCGCCTCCCGCACCATCCCGAAGGAGATGGAGGCGGAGGACATCGCCCGCATCGTCAAGAGCTTCGCCCAGGCCGCGCGCCGCTGCCGCGAGGGCGGGCTCGACGGCTGCGAGGTCTCGGCCGCCCACGGCCACCTGATCGACCAGTTCTGGTCGCCGTCGGTCAACCAGCGCACCGACCGATACGGCGGCAGCCTGGAGAACCGGATGCGCTTCGGCATCGAGGTGCTGGAGGCCATGCGCGCGGAAGCGGGCGACGACTACGTCATCGG from the Methylorubrum extorquens genome contains:
- a CDS encoding conserved protein of unknown function; putative kinase (Evidence 4 : Unknown function but conserved in other organisms); this translates as MKTLGTPEDASERLAEAALAQAFSARPDLRGKAPHYAVAVPGLASPSYHGVESTTFHVAETEGAEPSLFLKVSEPCAAALLDPAAAFRGAQTVAALGLAPEPLHFAADQGAILFRCLGPDWRPATLDRLQQPDSIATVIEAFRRIGAGEALGRRWSVFDAIRDLRALLGPEADALPPDAWFLFDWAEAIEAALTAAGTDIRPAHADLHASNLLFGPGGALQLVDFDMACDTDPHYQLGAFLNEACTFEAPMKAGIEMAEGRFRPDVFNRARAYAAADDLHWALRALAMDRLSPRRGLEFRKYAAWRFLRCRMLVGRPGFEETLRAL
- a CDS encoding putative N-carbamoyl-amino-acid hydrolase (Evidence 3 : Putative function from multiple computational evidences; Product type e : enzyme), with amino-acid sequence MTSMPDIMAFAPVRIDPARLQATMEAVSAFGAGPDGALTRLTLSPEDGQARDWLAAWFSAHGFTPRVDAIGNQFGCLELAGPGAPTVMVGSHLDSQPNGGRFDGTLGVLAACEAILSVRAALEAAGRMSACNFTVANWTNEEGARFQPSLLGSSVFTGAAGLDWALARSDGDGVTVGEALSRIGYAGSDAVPVPDAFIELHIEGGPILEREGLRFGAFTRYWGATKYRLAFLGRQAHTGPTPMAERRDALLGAAYLIADLKAMTADYGLDLHTSVGRLEVRPNSPNTVPSEAVLFIELRSGSPAILEEAELRLKAAIDLAAARAEVGHEVRAIDRRAAGPMAPGLVRLAERAGAANGTTTRHLDTIGGHDAVSLSAVCPSVVLAVPCRGGVMHHPTEFTSPEDQAFGTQVLADMLMILATEGVGALETAGGDR
- a CDS encoding putative ABC transporter, ATPase (Evidence 3 : Putative function from multiple computational evidences; Product type t : transporter), encoding MDPVLSVRDLSVALTLPGRERIILNRISFDVAPREIVGVVGASGAGKTVLSRAVVNWITAPLAIRSGTVSFRGQDLLALPPRAMRLLRRDIAYVGADPMGALDPTLPVGRQIVEKLRAVMPEVSRKEAQARVIALLDAVRIPSAPARFHDYPSQFSGGMMQRALIVDAMVSNPALLVADNVTQPLDVTVAAQVIRLMRELTERFETAILFVSSSLPVAREAASRTLVIDAGRLVEEQPTEALIAAPRHAYTRDLVAQIPVIWGERPRLPAMPKAPGARPSQPIISLRDVSQTYRVKRRGSFAGTSALRAVRNVTFDIAQGDSFAVVGESGCGKSTLMRLLSRLERPSGGSVLCAGRDIAGLSGAELLGFRRKLQLVLQDPFNSLPPRTGIGAMLEAPLRTHGWRDPRKIRERVRAVMDDVGLPVALYDDLPLGLSAGQRQRINVARAMVLEPQILLMDETLSALDQTEQFKLLALFEKLQRTHGLTYIYISHDLAMVRKACNRIAVMYLGEVVELADNERLFFDPGHPYTRALLSAMPALEARRYRPEDCLMEGEPPSPIDLPQGCAFRSRCPQAFDACATHPPLLTVRGAHDFAACHRVPGAGAALLAGAA
- a CDS encoding putative choline/ethanolamine kinase (Evidence 3 : Putative function from multiple computational evidences; Product type e : enzyme), which gives rise to MIALGHAATEAEHAFEAALRTVPRWQGRPTRYRPVLGGISNVNWRVEIEGEPHPYFVKMPGRGTEMFIDRAAARAASRQAEVIGLGPRTFDDLDAHGIEIAEFVDGRRPSTNRDFADAALRAEAMRVYRRFHAAPLLPLTKTVFDMIDEHDRQAAELGALLPPDQAWLTRQTRLARAALEASGLDLVPCFNDPMPGNFLLGEDGSILLIDFEYASNNDRLYDIAIWSGEMFFPESVDRELIEQYFGRYDEALFARLMVHKALADVKWSTWAMVQNRISTLDFDFYKYGIWKHMRARSIMNDPRWPLFLKAL